The uncultured Roseibium sp. genome contains a region encoding:
- the erpA gene encoding iron-sulfur cluster insertion protein ErpA produces the protein MTETLEHPVTVSDRAAKRIARILANEPAGTNLRVSVEGGGCSGLQYKYDLVTAREDDDLVIEKNGIAVLIDSVSLQYMAGSEIDFVDDLIGQSFQINNPNAVAGCGCGTSFTI, from the coding sequence ATGACCGAAACACTTGAACATCCCGTAACAGTCAGTGACCGCGCTGCCAAGCGGATCGCAAGGATTTTGGCCAACGAACCGGCCGGAACCAATCTTCGCGTCAGTGTGGAAGGCGGCGGCTGTTCCGGACTGCAGTACAAATACGATCTGGTGACTGCGCGAGAGGATGACGATCTGGTGATCGAGAAGAACGGCATTGCGGTCCTGATCGACAGTGTCTCCCTGCAGTATATGGCGGGATCGGAAATCGACTTCGTCGACGACCTTATCGGCCAGTCCTTCCAGATCAACAATCCCAACGCCGTCGCCGGTTGCGGCTGCGGAACCAGCTTCACGATCTGA
- the xth gene encoding exodeoxyribonuclease III: MKIATWNINGVKARIDTVLEWLKEAQPDIACFQEIKSVDENFPREAIEELGYNIATHGQKSFNGVALLSKLPLEDIQRGLPGDDSDEQARYIEAGVSTDKGALRFGCLYLPNGNPLGTEKFPYKLGWMDRLIAHAEKRLTEETPFLLLGDYNVIPDPIDARNPDAWIDDALFQPESRRKFRTLVNLGLTEAVRACTQAPETYTFWDYQAGAWQKNNGIRIDHILMSPQATDRMTGCGIDKHVRGWEKPSDHVPVWVDLAA; this comes from the coding sequence ATGAAGATTGCCACCTGGAACATCAACGGCGTCAAGGCCCGGATAGACACCGTGCTGGAATGGCTCAAAGAAGCCCAGCCGGACATCGCCTGTTTCCAGGAAATCAAGTCCGTTGACGAGAACTTCCCACGGGAAGCAATCGAAGAACTCGGGTACAACATCGCCACCCACGGCCAGAAGAGCTTCAACGGTGTCGCACTGCTGTCCAAGCTGCCGCTGGAAGATATCCAGCGCGGCCTGCCGGGCGATGACAGCGACGAGCAGGCCCGCTACATCGAGGCCGGTGTTTCCACAGACAAGGGCGCGCTCCGTTTCGGCTGTTTGTACCTGCCCAACGGGAATCCGCTCGGAACGGAGAAATTCCCCTACAAGCTCGGCTGGATGGACCGGCTGATCGCGCATGCGGAAAAGCGCCTCACCGAAGAAACGCCGTTCCTGCTCTTGGGCGACTACAATGTCATTCCGGATCCGATCGACGCCCGGAATCCCGACGCCTGGATCGACGACGCCCTGTTCCAGCCGGAAAGCCGGCGGAAATTCAGGACTCTTGTCAACCTGGGGCTGACGGAAGCGGTGCGCGCTTGCACGCAGGCGCCGGAAACCTACACGTTCTGGGATTACCAGGCGGGCGCCTGGCAGAAGAACAACGGGATCCGGATCGACCACATCCTGATGTCGCCCCAGGCGACCGACAGGATGACCGGCTGCGGGATCGACAAACATGTGCGCGGCTGGGAAAAGCCGTCGGACCATGTTCCGGTCTGGGTGGATCTGGCCGCCTGA
- a CDS encoding tetratricopeptide repeat protein: MRAPMPAVSACLAACLVLAGGFGSLGQAVAFDGKPAANDAIKVEDLSPREALRTGARQYYAGNKAAALSSLQYAARKGQPMAAWKLGEMYAKGDGVKEDDIKAFEYYSQVVREHGDSGPHEPDAPFVASAFVALGTYYLNGISDAVPQNVARARQIFTHAASYFGDPEAQYELGRMYEGSSSRLAVRWYNLASLKGHIGAQARLGETLYNMAHSDAQKARGLMWLTVARRQVRGADADWINQMHERYFSLSSENVRKLARGMADNWITQNRPDMVTAQQVPSQ, from the coding sequence ATGAGGGCACCGATGCCGGCTGTATCGGCGTGCCTGGCTGCCTGTCTCGTTCTGGCGGGTGGCTTCGGGTCGCTCGGGCAGGCCGTTGCCTTCGATGGCAAGCCGGCGGCCAACGATGCGATCAAGGTCGAGGACCTTTCCCCGCGTGAGGCGCTGAGGACCGGTGCCCGTCAATATTACGCCGGAAACAAGGCCGCTGCCTTGAGTTCCCTGCAGTATGCAGCGAGGAAGGGGCAGCCGATGGCCGCCTGGAAACTCGGCGAAATGTATGCCAAGGGCGACGGTGTCAAGGAAGACGACATCAAGGCGTTCGAGTATTACAGTCAGGTCGTGCGCGAGCACGGCGACAGCGGACCGCACGAGCCGGATGCGCCGTTCGTGGCAAGTGCCTTCGTCGCGCTTGGAACCTATTATCTGAACGGGATCAGCGATGCCGTTCCGCAGAATGTGGCGCGCGCCCGGCAGATCTTTACCCACGCAGCCTCCTATTTCGGCGACCCGGAAGCCCAGTACGAACTGGGCCGCATGTATGAAGGCTCCAGCAGCCGTCTGGCGGTTCGCTGGTACAACCTCGCATCGCTGAAAGGTCATATCGGGGCTCAGGCCCGGCTCGGGGAAACGCTCTACAATATGGCGCATTCGGATGCGCAGAAGGCCCGGGGATTGATGTGGCTGACGGTTGCCCGCCGGCAGGTTCGCGGAGCCGATGCCGATTGGATCAACCAGATGCACGAGCGTTATTTCTCGCTTTCGAGCGAGAATGTGCGGAAACTGGCCCGTGGCATGGCCGACAACTGGATCACCCAGAACCGTCCCGACATGGTCACGGCACAGCAGGTTCCCTCGCAATAA
- the parE gene encoding DNA topoisomerase IV subunit B has translation MSGKDDLFAGNAQAAAPVDRDPPASPARKTARPALKAVASGEDYSAADIEVLEGLEPVRRRPGMYIGGTDEKALHHLFAEVIDNSMDEAVAGHATWIDVSLSTDGYLTVTDNGRGIPVDPHPKFKDKSALEVIMTTLHAGGKFDSKVYETSGGLHGVGVSVVNALSEDLVVEVARTRKLYRQRFQRGIPQGPLELVGDTQNRRGTSVRFKPDPEIFGKSAKFIPARLLKMARSKAYLFGGVEIRWHCDPALLSEKDETPAEAVFHFPGGLRDFLAERLSKERTVVDDIFAGRTVKAGSHGSVEWAVTWFAGDGFINSYCNTVPTPEGGTHEAGLRHALLRGLKAYGELTNNKKASIITGDDVLTSAGGMLSVFIREPEFVGQTKDRLATNEATRITETAVRDAFDHWLTASPNQANKLLEWVIDRAEERLRRRQEKDVARKTAVRKLRLPGKLADCSANQADGTELFIVEGDSAGGSAKQARNRSNQAVLPLRGKILNVANAGREKLAANQQLADLVQALGCGTRSNYRDTDLRYEKVVIMTDADVDGAHIASLLITFFYREMPELIRNDHLFLAVPPLYRLTQGGKTLYARDDAHKDELMGTAFKGKAKVEIGRFKGLGEMLPAQLKETTMDPKNRTMLLVRVDENAAAETNDVVERLMGNKPEARFRFIQDNAEFAEDLDI, from the coding sequence ATGAGCGGAAAAGACGATCTTTTTGCAGGAAACGCGCAGGCTGCAGCCCCGGTCGACCGGGATCCACCTGCATCTCCGGCACGAAAGACCGCGCGCCCCGCACTGAAAGCCGTGGCAAGCGGCGAAGATTATTCGGCCGCCGACATCGAGGTTCTGGAAGGCCTGGAACCGGTGCGACGGCGCCCGGGCATGTATATCGGCGGCACCGATGAGAAGGCGCTGCATCACCTTTTCGCGGAAGTCATCGACAACTCCATGGATGAGGCCGTCGCCGGCCACGCGACCTGGATCGATGTGTCCCTTTCCACGGACGGTTATCTGACCGTGACCGACAACGGTCGGGGTATTCCCGTCGATCCGCATCCGAAGTTCAAGGACAAGTCCGCGCTTGAGGTCATCATGACCACCCTGCACGCGGGCGGGAAATTCGACAGCAAGGTCTACGAGACGTCCGGCGGTCTCCACGGCGTCGGCGTTTCGGTCGTCAACGCCCTGTCGGAAGATCTGGTCGTCGAGGTTGCGCGGACGCGCAAACTGTACCGGCAGCGCTTCCAGCGCGGCATTCCGCAAGGCCCGCTGGAACTCGTTGGCGACACCCAGAACCGGCGCGGCACCAGCGTGCGCTTCAAGCCGGATCCGGAAATTTTCGGCAAGTCCGCCAAATTCATTCCCGCGCGCCTGCTCAAGATGGCCCGCTCGAAGGCCTATCTCTTCGGTGGCGTCGAAATCCGCTGGCATTGCGATCCCGCGCTGCTGTCGGAAAAGGACGAGACCCCGGCGGAAGCCGTGTTCCATTTCCCCGGAGGGTTGCGCGACTTCCTGGCCGAGCGGCTGTCCAAGGAACGCACCGTCGTTGACGACATTTTCGCCGGGCGCACGGTCAAGGCCGGCAGCCACGGCTCGGTCGAATGGGCCGTGACCTGGTTCGCTGGCGACGGTTTCATCAATTCCTACTGTAATACGGTTCCGACCCCTGAAGGCGGCACCCATGAGGCGGGCCTGCGCCATGCACTGCTGCGCGGCCTGAAGGCCTATGGCGAACTGACCAACAACAAGAAAGCGTCCATCATCACCGGCGACGATGTCCTGACGTCGGCCGGAGGAATGCTGTCGGTCTTCATCCGGGAGCCGGAGTTCGTCGGCCAGACGAAGGACCGGCTGGCGACCAACGAGGCCACACGCATTACGGAAACCGCGGTCCGCGATGCATTCGACCACTGGCTGACGGCTTCGCCGAACCAGGCCAACAAGTTGCTGGAATGGGTGATCGACCGGGCCGAGGAACGCCTGCGCCGGCGGCAGGAGAAGGATGTCGCCCGCAAGACGGCCGTGCGCAAGCTGCGCTTGCCCGGCAAGCTGGCCGACTGTTCCGCCAATCAGGCGGACGGTACCGAACTGTTCATCGTGGAAGGGGATTCGGCCGGCGGGTCCGCCAAGCAGGCACGCAACCGCTCCAACCAGGCTGTTCTTCCACTGCGTGGCAAGATCCTGAACGTCGCCAACGCAGGTCGGGAAAAACTGGCTGCCAACCAGCAGCTGGCGGATCTTGTCCAGGCACTCGGCTGCGGAACGCGGTCAAACTATCGCGATACGGACCTGCGATACGAAAAGGTCGTCATCATGACCGATGCGGACGTGGACGGCGCCCATATCGCATCTCTTCTGATCACCTTCTTCTACCGCGAGATGCCGGAACTCATTCGCAACGACCATCTGTTTCTGGCCGTTCCCCCGCTCTACAGGCTGACCCAGGGCGGCAAGACGCTTTATGCCCGCGACGACGCCCACAAGGACGAACTGATGGGAACCGCCTTCAAGGGGAAGGCAAAAGTCGAAATCGGCCGGTTCAAAGGCCTCGGCGAAATGCTTCCTGCCCAGTTGAAGGAAACCACCATGGATCCGAAAAACCGCACCATGTTGCTGGTTCGGGTCGATGAAAATGCTGCGGCCGAAACCAACGACGTCGTGGAGCGCCTGATGGGGAACAAGCCTGAGGCCCGCTTCCGCTTCATCCAGGACAATGCGGAATTTGCCGAGGATCTGGACATCTGA
- a CDS encoding sulfotransferase family 2 domain-containing protein yields MVFRKARVGYARIPGAPMATVFPVLKMLSGLAVDPDATQAYTTDYTGLWEGDIELLTASELKRRHPDFPVFTIVQYPHSRLASCYEHLILGDTDLPAYFEENRFRKEMPVNEFLERVLETTDLVADNLLRSQSSMLHHKGTLIPDLILDFNKLPSDWSKLRSLLKRQSNIDIGEGPAAIELPTHETAEAIRDSLYFSQVLRHYRRDYKLFFDNGPGEPPARKHSWKNAGAAGELRGQTSSSGLA; encoded by the coding sequence ATGGTCTTTCGAAAAGCACGGGTGGGATATGCCCGCATTCCCGGTGCCCCGATGGCAACGGTGTTCCCGGTCCTGAAAATGCTGAGTGGCCTGGCTGTCGATCCGGATGCCACGCAGGCTTATACCACGGACTACACGGGCCTTTGGGAAGGCGATATCGAGCTTCTCACGGCCAGCGAACTCAAGCGGCGGCATCCGGATTTCCCGGTGTTTACAATCGTTCAATATCCCCACTCCCGGCTGGCCTCCTGTTACGAGCACCTCATTCTCGGCGATACGGACCTGCCCGCCTATTTCGAGGAAAACCGCTTCCGGAAAGAGATGCCGGTCAACGAATTCCTGGAACGCGTCCTGGAAACGACAGATCTTGTCGCGGATAACCTGCTGCGCAGCCAGTCCTCCATGCTCCATCACAAGGGCACACTCATTCCGGACCTGATCCTGGATTTCAACAAGCTGCCGTCGGACTGGAGCAAGCTTCGATCCCTCTTGAAGCGGCAGAGCAATATCGACATCGGCGAGGGTCCCGCGGCCATTGAGTTGCCGACGCACGAGACGGCCGAAGCCATTCGGGATTCGCTCTATTTCAGCCAGGTTCTGAGACATTACCGGCGCGACTACAAACTGTTTTTCGACAATGGACCCGGCGAACCGCCTGCGCGAAAGCATTCATGGAAAAATGCCGGCGCTGCCGGTGAATTGCGCGGGCAGACAAGTTCTTCCGGACTCGCCTGA
- a CDS encoding DEAD/DEAH box helicase, translating into MSFNTLGLSEKVLAAVEAAGYTEPTAIQEGAIPRVLERRDVLGIAQTGTGKTASFTLPMLTLLEKGRARARMPRTLILEPTRELAAQVEENFERYGKNHKLNVALLIGGVSFGEQDKKLDRGTDVLIATPGRLLDHFERGKLLLQGVEILVIDEADRMLDMGFIPDIERICKLIPFTRQTLFFSATMPPEIQRLTEAFLQNPAQIEVAPSLTTAENVAQFLKGTENQDFDKRAALRELLEKSEDLKNAIVFCNRKRDITTLFRSLERHGYNVGALHGDMDQRTRMMMLDNFRKGNITLLVASDVAARGLDIPEVSHVFNYDVPSHAEDYVHRIGRTGRAGRSGVAYTLVTPDDQKYLDAIEKLINNPINWEGEPIDFEAAAKERKARRRGKSAAKSDSAETRSESKPAAEKPARRKKADNDDAVATEEIQPKPRRRPARQEQSDSSGSRPAKRSKPDRNEPAFGKDGHVPAFLLREPRPKKVS; encoded by the coding sequence ATGTCATTTAATACTCTCGGTCTTAGCGAGAAGGTCCTCGCTGCAGTTGAAGCGGCGGGATATACGGAACCGACAGCGATCCAGGAAGGCGCGATCCCACGCGTTCTGGAGCGACGCGATGTTTTAGGCATCGCTCAAACAGGCACGGGCAAGACCGCAAGCTTTACCCTGCCGATGCTGACGCTTCTGGAAAAGGGACGCGCCCGCGCACGGATGCCGCGCACCCTGATCCTGGAACCCACACGCGAACTTGCCGCTCAGGTCGAAGAAAACTTCGAGAGATACGGCAAGAACCACAAGCTGAACGTTGCTCTGCTGATTGGTGGCGTTTCCTTTGGCGAGCAGGACAAGAAGCTCGATCGCGGCACGGATGTTCTGATCGCTACCCCCGGTCGCCTGCTCGACCATTTCGAGCGCGGAAAACTGCTTTTGCAGGGCGTTGAGATCCTGGTGATCGACGAAGCCGACCGCATGCTCGACATGGGCTTCATTCCGGATATCGAACGGATCTGCAAGCTGATCCCGTTCACCCGCCAGACCCTGTTCTTCTCGGCAACCATGCCGCCGGAGATCCAGCGCCTGACCGAAGCGTTCCTGCAGAACCCGGCCCAAATCGAGGTGGCTCCGTCTTTGACGACCGCTGAAAATGTGGCGCAGTTCCTCAAAGGCACCGAGAACCAGGACTTCGACAAGCGCGCTGCCTTGCGCGAGCTTCTGGAGAAGTCCGAAGACCTCAAGAACGCCATCGTGTTCTGTAACCGCAAACGCGATATCACGACCCTGTTCCGTTCCCTTGAGCGCCACGGCTACAACGTCGGCGCCCTCCATGGCGACATGGACCAGCGGACACGCATGATGATGCTGGATAATTTCCGGAAGGGAAACATTACCCTGCTCGTGGCCAGCGACGTGGCCGCTCGCGGTCTGGATATTCCGGAAGTCAGCCACGTCTTCAACTACGATGTTCCCAGCCATGCGGAAGACTATGTCCACCGCATCGGGCGAACCGGCCGAGCCGGAAGGTCCGGGGTTGCATATACGCTCGTAACCCCCGACGACCAGAAATATCTCGATGCGATCGAAAAGCTGATCAACAACCCAATCAATTGGGAAGGCGAACCGATCGATTTCGAGGCGGCCGCGAAAGAACGCAAGGCCCGCCGTCGCGGCAAGTCTGCCGCCAAGTCGGACAGCGCCGAAACCCGTTCGGAATCGAAACCGGCCGCGGAAAAGCCCGCGCGGCGGAAAAAGGCCGATAACGACGACGCGGTCGCAACGGAAGAAATCCAGCCCAAACCGCGCCGCCGCCCGGCACGGCAGGAGCAGAGCGATTCGTCCGGGTCCAGACCTGCAAAGCGTTCGAAGCCCGACAGAAACGAGCCTGCGTTCGGTAAGGACGGACATGTTCCCGCATTTCTCCTCAGAGAGCCACGTCCGAAGAAAGTTTCTTGA
- a CDS encoding GGDEF domain-containing protein, whose amino-acid sequence MSDEDDHKRTIVYAESALAYIKRNVLPAYPRSYEFWYTYCAGYNHGLNRAINDVLKQKGRVSTEEMQSIYGRFLSPNKLGDQLDEVGDKVSREVEDLVDALKMGVDATSDYGTLLERAGEKLKKLKDPENLEVFVTHLMKSTHSAVASNRKLESQLLESKRQIENLQSSLETIRYESLTDELTTLNNRKHFDTSIDRLTANAVESNRGFALLLTDIDHFKKFNDTWGHQTGDQVLRLVALAVKQNVKNGDVPCRYGGEEFAILLPQTGLSEATEVAELIRNAVMSKELVKRSTGENLGRITVSIGISVFHPEDTTHSIIGRADEALYAAKAAGRNIVKTEVDLPSAHTSDVA is encoded by the coding sequence ATGTCAGACGAAGACGACCATAAGCGGACGATTGTTTATGCCGAGTCCGCGCTGGCCTATATCAAGAGGAACGTGCTTCCCGCGTATCCTCGTTCCTATGAATTCTGGTACACCTATTGTGCGGGCTACAATCACGGACTGAACCGTGCCATCAATGACGTGCTGAAGCAGAAGGGTCGCGTCAGCACGGAAGAGATGCAGTCCATCTACGGTCGGTTTTTGTCCCCCAACAAGCTTGGCGACCAACTGGATGAAGTCGGCGACAAGGTTTCCCGCGAGGTCGAGGATCTGGTGGACGCCTTGAAAATGGGCGTCGATGCCACCTCCGACTACGGTACGCTGCTCGAGCGTGCTGGAGAAAAGCTGAAGAAGCTGAAAGACCCGGAGAACCTGGAAGTCTTCGTCACGCACCTGATGAAGTCGACCCACTCTGCGGTCGCCTCGAACCGCAAGCTCGAATCCCAGCTGCTGGAATCCAAACGGCAGATCGAGAACCTGCAATCAAGCCTTGAGACGATCCGCTACGAGTCCCTGACCGACGAGCTGACAACGCTCAACAACCGGAAGCATTTCGACACATCAATCGACCGGTTGACGGCCAACGCGGTCGAAAGCAACCGTGGCTTCGCCCTGCTTCTGACGGATATCGACCATTTCAAGAAGTTCAACGACACCTGGGGCCACCAGACGGGCGATCAGGTGCTCCGGCTCGTGGCCCTGGCGGTCAAGCAGAACGTGAAGAATGGGGACGTCCCCTGCCGCTATGGTGGCGAGGAATTCGCAATCCTGCTGCCGCAGACCGGTCTGTCGGAAGCGACCGAGGTTGCTGAACTGATCCGCAATGCGGTCATGTCGAAGGAACTGGTCAAGCGGTCGACCGGAGAAAACCTTGGACGGATCACGGTCTCCATCGGCATTTCGGTCTTCCATCCAGAAGACACCACTCATTCGATCATCGGTCGTGCCGACGAAGCGCTGTACGCGGCAAAGGCTGCTGGCAGGAATATCGTGAAAACGGAAGTGGACCTTCCCTCGGCTCACACCTCGGATGTCGCCTGA
- a CDS encoding TenA family protein, whose translation MDLFQRLKGDAEREWSAYVSHEFVGRLGAGSLPEACFRHYLIQDYLFLIQFARAYALGIYKSPTVDDMRASLEGVKAILDVELDLHIEMCAGWGMCRDMIEASEEDRPTMAYTRFVLETGMAGDLLDLQVALAPCIIGYAEIGADLEKRYAGDLADNPYRRWIAEYAGDMYQELAKDFGDWMDRTAEIYLTEARFPRLATIFRKASILEADFWQMGLDAEAARV comes from the coding sequence GTGGATCTCTTTCAGCGGCTGAAGGGCGATGCGGAGCGGGAATGGTCCGCATACGTTTCCCATGAATTCGTCGGGAGGCTGGGCGCCGGTTCGCTGCCGGAGGCCTGTTTCAGGCACTATCTCATTCAGGACTATCTGTTCCTGATCCAGTTCGCGCGTGCCTATGCGCTCGGGATCTATAAAAGCCCGACAGTCGACGACATGCGCGCCTCGCTGGAAGGCGTCAAGGCGATCCTGGACGTGGAACTCGACCTGCACATCGAGATGTGTGCCGGCTGGGGCATGTGCAGGGACATGATCGAAGCTTCGGAGGAAGACCGTCCGACCATGGCCTATACCCGCTTTGTTCTGGAAACGGGGATGGCCGGAGATCTCCTGGACCTGCAGGTCGCTCTTGCACCGTGCATCATCGGCTATGCCGAGATCGGTGCCGATCTTGAAAAGCGTTACGCGGGAGACCTTGCCGATAATCCCTACCGGCGCTGGATCGCCGAATATGCCGGCGACATGTACCAGGAACTGGCGAAGGATTTCGGCGACTGGATGGACAGGACTGCGGAGATCTATCTCACGGAAGCCCGGTTTCCCCGTCTTGCAACGATCTTTCGCAAGGCCAGCATTCTCGAGGCCGATTTCTGGCAGATGGGATTAGACGCCGAAGCCGCCCGGGTCTGA
- the sufA gene encoding Fe-S cluster assembly scaffold SufA, translating into MAAASKFQVMTMTDAAAERVRELVDNADGEAQGLRVGIKKGGCAGMEYTMELVKEASPGDDAVEDKGAKLFVDPSAVLFLLGTEMDFEVTKFRSGFIFKNPNEVSACGCGESVSLQEADPGIMAGQGR; encoded by the coding sequence ATGGCTGCAGCAAGCAAATTCCAGGTGATGACCATGACCGACGCCGCGGCGGAACGTGTGCGCGAACTGGTCGACAATGCCGATGGAGAGGCGCAGGGTCTTCGGGTCGGCATCAAGAAGGGCGGGTGCGCCGGCATGGAGTACACTATGGAGCTGGTCAAGGAGGCCAGCCCCGGCGACGATGCTGTCGAGGACAAGGGCGCGAAGCTGTTCGTCGATCCGTCCGCCGTTCTGTTCCTGCTTGGCACGGAAATGGACTTTGAAGTGACCAAGTTCCGCTCCGGATTCATTTTCAAGAACCCGAATGAAGTGTCCGCGTGCGGCTGCGGCGAGTCCGTGTCGCTGCAGGAAGCCGACCCGGGAATCATGGCCGGGCAGGGGCGATAG
- a CDS encoding SUF system Fe-S cluster assembly protein, with amino-acid sequence MENGTTIDHNEAGEELRADVAGGSAIPMAELDRLTNDIVAALKTVYDPEIPCDIYELGLIYKVDIEDDRSINIDMTLTAPGCPVAGEMPGWVENAVSSVAGVGPVNVDMVFDPPWSPERMSDEAKVALNWY; translated from the coding sequence ATGGAAAACGGCACCACCATTGATCACAACGAGGCAGGGGAAGAACTGCGCGCGGACGTCGCCGGCGGTTCGGCCATTCCCATGGCAGAACTGGACCGGCTGACGAACGATATCGTGGCGGCCCTCAAGACCGTCTACGATCCGGAAATTCCCTGCGACATCTATGAACTCGGCCTGATCTACAAGGTCGATATCGAGGATGACCGCTCGATCAATATCGACATGACGCTTACGGCGCCGGGCTGTCCGGTTGCCGGCGAGATGCCGGGCTGGGTGGAAAATGCCGTTTCTTCCGTGGCCGGTGTCGGACCGGTCAATGTGGACATGGTGTTCGATCCGCCCTGGTCGCCGGAGCGCATGTCGGACGAAGCCAAGGTCGCGCTGAACTGGTACTGA